A stretch of the Mycobacterium sp. ITM-2016-00317 genome encodes the following:
- a CDS encoding cation-translocating P-type ATPase produces MNLLDLPFRAAQTALGVVREAAGGHPVRRSSSAGRTRWIEVRGLGTEDGPRIGAAVVAAVRAQAGVSAAALNVANARVVVTVSDNGPDAAHLCRIVDTAESRASRTTDRDHPATLPGDDELLAERLLAAAVSAAGIGPAVIGAALGVGRFGSAVSLPGAFAEYVPAVRNQFERYLGRDATDLTVTVLGTAAGVLSASPVAVVHQAATRVMRAAEAINARRSWQRYEPEFSEQAMKVGDQSGGVPRDVEQFGSGGAGVRYADRAAGVGLGAAALLGVASRSSETASAAALVATARPVRSITEAFACALGCGLADRHGALVLRPVVLRRLDQIDTVVIDPRILYTDELAVTRVQGVGVDDRAAAWQAARAALADAGLAPGWHALEDVPGAGRGGEVLVSAIRDPWASALVTETRRAGARVVSLDDEGLRSLGQGFDELRPAADGVDQALSDTVTELSAAGARIALLTASPGVATTKAHVTVGVWRNGSPPPWDADILLPDLAGVWRVVHALPAARHAVARGVEMSASASALGAVMLLPDVLGSGPVAGSAAATAALWAGYRRGEEVFGEALPHPEPGHDWHALPVDEVQRLLPRTQSSSGSSGNPEPSLPAGVRPLAAAASRSWGVVSDFVGVVREDLSDPITTILATGAAATALLGSPLDAVLVGGVQLLNTAISAEQTLHAERILSGLLAVQEPLARRLTGAGRDSDYEDVRAAELVPGDVIRVRAGEVIPADARIIAADAAEADESALTGESLPVAKHVDATPGAPLAERACMLYSGTTLVAGRVTAVVTAVGPAAQMNRVAAMTSRKARKVGLQAQLSRITNRALPWSLAGGGVVGVLSLLRGTPLHDAVASGVAIAVAAVPEGLPLVVTLAQSAAARRLTSSSVLIRNPRAVEAFARLDVVCFDKTGTLSENRLRVTSVQPLDGVDARQVLDAAVHTVRPTTGQHSDHATDDAVRVAAADAGVFPGGTDARLPFQSDRPFAAALIGTRLSVKGAPEAVTAALADSRAEVTRRIDDMTAGGMRVLVVAERELTADQAAAVATDPAALADLCTSGMTPLGVIGMADTARASARPLLEELQARGIGVRLITGDHPVTAAVVAGSLGLTVAADEVMTGPEWERLTTEDRVEAARTRRVFARMAPEHKVQVVQALESADLVTAMVGDGANDAAAIRAATVGVGVVSSGSDPARTAADVMLLDGEIGALINALDEGQQLWQRVSSAVSMLVGHNIGEVSFALITSLLMGRPALNARQILLINLLTDALPAAALAVSPQTGDQITGERSEAALWRAIWMRGASTASGGTLAWVFGRATGTPQRAATMGLIGLVLTQMGQTLTDSRGRLVVATNVGTLAVMAGVISTPGVSQLFGCTPVGPIGWAQAAAAAGIAGALPSVAPGALERLAAGMRSLAEEAREKLSVVDLEQARADQDGVDRTQRRGQQSHAGDDQRVGPDRAWNLRHVGQANQPGVSGGSYLPRMEDEMWESARSFVADHRDVSKLVREAEKFSVQLPVIGRVRIPPPEDVAFYGVLGGLAAAQLIEWPIALIVGLGHAVSARQVPDHDSDSRPEPAPAVEAVRAPEPAPAKKAAVKKAAVKKAAVKKAAAKKTPVEKAAARKAPVKKAAAKKAPVKKTPAEKTPAKKTPAKKTPAKKAAAKKTP; encoded by the coding sequence GTGAACCTGTTGGACCTCCCTTTCCGGGCCGCGCAGACCGCACTCGGTGTCGTCCGCGAGGCCGCCGGCGGCCACCCCGTGCGGCGCAGCAGTTCGGCCGGGCGCACCCGGTGGATCGAGGTGCGTGGCCTGGGCACCGAGGACGGCCCGCGCATCGGCGCCGCCGTGGTGGCCGCGGTGCGCGCACAGGCCGGTGTGAGTGCCGCCGCGCTGAACGTGGCGAACGCCCGGGTGGTGGTGACGGTCTCGGACAACGGCCCGGACGCGGCGCACCTGTGCCGCATCGTCGACACGGCGGAATCCCGGGCAAGCCGCACCACCGACCGGGACCACCCGGCGACACTGCCCGGTGACGACGAGCTGCTGGCCGAGCGGTTGCTGGCCGCGGCGGTGTCGGCGGCGGGCATCGGACCGGCGGTGATCGGCGCCGCGCTCGGGGTCGGTCGCTTCGGCAGCGCAGTGTCGCTGCCGGGGGCGTTCGCCGAATACGTTCCGGCGGTGCGCAATCAGTTCGAACGCTATCTGGGCCGCGACGCGACCGACCTGACGGTGACCGTGCTGGGCACCGCCGCGGGGGTGCTCTCCGCGTCGCCTGTGGCCGTGGTGCACCAAGCGGCCACCCGGGTGATGCGCGCCGCTGAAGCGATCAACGCCCGCCGCAGCTGGCAGCGATACGAGCCCGAATTCAGCGAGCAGGCAATGAAAGTCGGCGACCAGTCCGGCGGCGTGCCGCGCGATGTCGAGCAGTTCGGGTCCGGCGGTGCGGGGGTGCGTTACGCCGACCGCGCCGCAGGGGTCGGGCTCGGCGCGGCCGCACTGCTCGGTGTCGCCTCGCGCAGCAGCGAAACCGCCAGTGCCGCAGCATTGGTCGCGACGGCCAGGCCTGTCCGCAGCATCACCGAGGCGTTCGCGTGCGCGCTCGGGTGCGGACTGGCCGACCGCCACGGCGCCCTCGTGCTGCGGCCGGTGGTGTTGCGTCGCCTGGACCAGATCGACACGGTGGTGATCGATCCGCGGATCCTCTACACCGACGAGTTGGCGGTCACCCGGGTGCAGGGGGTCGGCGTCGACGACCGGGCCGCGGCATGGCAGGCCGCCCGGGCGGCGCTGGCCGACGCGGGACTGGCACCGGGATGGCATGCGCTGGAGGACGTCCCGGGCGCCGGTCGTGGCGGCGAGGTTCTGGTCAGCGCGATCCGCGATCCGTGGGCCTCTGCTCTGGTCACCGAGACCCGCCGGGCCGGCGCCCGCGTGGTCTCGCTGGACGACGAGGGCCTGCGCTCGCTGGGGCAGGGCTTCGACGAATTGCGCCCCGCCGCCGACGGTGTCGATCAGGCGCTGTCCGACACCGTGACGGAGTTGTCCGCCGCCGGTGCCCGGATCGCCCTGCTCACGGCGAGCCCTGGAGTGGCGACGACGAAAGCTCATGTCACCGTGGGTGTCTGGCGCAACGGATCGCCTCCACCGTGGGATGCAGACATTCTGCTGCCCGATCTCGCCGGGGTGTGGCGGGTGGTGCACGCGCTGCCGGCGGCGCGGCATGCCGTCGCCCGGGGCGTCGAGATGTCGGCCAGTGCGTCGGCGCTCGGTGCGGTGATGCTGTTGCCCGACGTTCTCGGTTCCGGGCCGGTCGCGGGAAGCGCGGCGGCCACCGCGGCGCTGTGGGCGGGCTACCGCAGGGGCGAGGAGGTGTTCGGCGAGGCGCTGCCGCACCCGGAACCCGGACACGACTGGCACGCACTGCCGGTGGACGAGGTGCAGCGGCTGCTCCCACGCACGCAGTCGTCGTCCGGTTCCTCCGGGAACCCGGAGCCTTCGCTGCCCGCCGGCGTGCGGCCGCTCGCCGCCGCCGCATCCCGCTCCTGGGGCGTTGTCAGCGATTTCGTCGGTGTGGTGCGCGAGGATCTGTCCGATCCGATCACCACGATCCTGGCGACGGGAGCCGCGGCCACCGCGTTGCTGGGCTCTCCGCTCGACGCGGTTTTGGTGGGCGGCGTGCAACTGCTCAACACCGCGATCTCGGCTGAACAGACCCTGCACGCCGAGCGGATTCTGAGCGGGCTGCTGGCCGTGCAGGAGCCGCTCGCGCGGCGGCTCACCGGCGCCGGGCGCGATAGCGACTACGAGGACGTGCGTGCGGCCGAGCTGGTGCCCGGCGACGTGATCCGGGTCAGGGCCGGAGAGGTGATCCCCGCCGACGCCCGGATCATCGCCGCCGACGCCGCCGAGGCCGACGAATCCGCGTTGACCGGGGAATCACTGCCGGTGGCCAAGCACGTCGACGCGACACCGGGCGCACCGCTGGCCGAGCGCGCGTGCATGCTCTACTCCGGCACCACCTTGGTGGCCGGCCGGGTCACCGCGGTGGTGACCGCCGTCGGGCCCGCCGCGCAGATGAACCGGGTGGCGGCGATGACCAGCCGCAAGGCCCGCAAGGTGGGGTTGCAGGCGCAGCTGAGCCGCATCACCAACAGGGCGCTGCCGTGGAGCCTGGCCGGCGGCGGTGTGGTCGGCGTGCTCAGCCTGCTGCGCGGCACCCCGTTACACGACGCCGTCGCCAGCGGCGTGGCCATCGCGGTGGCCGCGGTGCCCGAGGGTCTGCCGCTGGTGGTCACGCTGGCCCAGTCGGCCGCCGCCCGCCGGTTGACCAGTTCGTCGGTGTTGATCCGCAATCCGCGTGCGGTCGAGGCGTTCGCCCGGCTGGACGTCGTGTGCTTCGACAAGACCGGAACGCTGAGCGAGAACCGGCTGCGGGTCACGTCGGTGCAGCCGCTCGACGGCGTCGACGCGAGGCAGGTGCTCGACGCCGCGGTGCACACGGTGCGGCCCACCACCGGTCAGCACTCCGACCACGCCACCGACGACGCCGTGCGGGTGGCCGCCGCCGACGCCGGGGTGTTCCCCGGGGGCACCGATGCCCGGCTGCCGTTCCAGTCCGACCGGCCGTTTGCCGCGGCGCTGATCGGTACCCGGCTCTCGGTCAAGGGCGCGCCGGAGGCGGTGACGGCGGCACTGGCCGACAGCCGGGCGGAGGTGACGCGCCGCATCGACGACATGACCGCCGGCGGTATGCGGGTGCTGGTGGTCGCCGAACGGGAGCTCACCGCAGACCAGGCCGCGGCCGTCGCGACCGATCCCGCTGCACTGGCCGACCTGTGTACTTCCGGGATGACCCCGCTCGGGGTGATCGGGATGGCCGACACCGCCCGTGCGAGTGCGCGACCGCTGCTCGAGGAGTTGCAGGCACGGGGGATCGGGGTGCGGCTGATCACCGGTGATCATCCCGTCACGGCCGCGGTGGTGGCCGGCTCGCTCGGGTTGACCGTGGCCGCCGACGAGGTCATGACCGGCCCGGAATGGGAGCGGCTGACCACCGAGGACCGGGTCGAGGCCGCCCGGACCCGCCGGGTTTTCGCCCGGATGGCACCCGAGCACAAGGTCCAGGTGGTGCAGGCGCTCGAGTCGGCCGACCTGGTGACGGCGATGGTCGGGGACGGCGCCAACGACGCCGCCGCGATCCGCGCCGCGACCGTCGGCGTCGGGGTGGTGTCGTCGGGCAGCGACCCGGCCCGCACCGCGGCCGACGTGATGCTGCTCGACGGTGAGATCGGGGCGCTCATCAACGCGCTCGACGAGGGTCAGCAACTGTGGCAGCGGGTGAGCTCGGCGGTGTCCATGCTGGTGGGGCACAACATCGGCGAAGTCAGCTTCGCGCTGATCACCAGCCTGCTGATGGGCCGGCCCGCATTGAACGCGCGCCAGATCCTGCTGATCAACCTGCTCACCGACGCGCTGCCGGCCGCGGCGCTGGCGGTCAGCCCCCAGACCGGCGACCAGATCACCGGCGAACGCAGCGAGGCGGCGTTGTGGCGGGCGATCTGGATGCGCGGGGCGTCCACCGCGAGCGGCGGCACGCTGGCCTGGGTGTTCGGCCGGGCGACCGGGACGCCGCAACGGGCGGCGACGATGGGGTTGATCGGGTTGGTGCTGACCCAGATGGGTCAGACGCTGACGGACTCGCGCGGCCGGCTGGTGGTGGCGACGAACGTCGGGACACTCGCGGTGATGGCCGGGGTGATCAGCACACCGGGGGTCAGCCAGCTCTTCGGCTGTACCCCGGTCGGTCCGATCGGGTGGGCTCAGGCAGCCGCGGCCGCCGGGATCGCCGGTGCGCTGCCGAGCGTGGCACCCGGTGCGCTGGAACGCCTCGCCGCCGGGATGCGCTCGCTGGCCGAAGAGGCCCGCGAGAAGCTGTCAGTCGTCGATCTTGAGCAGGCCCGCGCGGACCAGGACGGCGTAGACCGCACGCAGCGGAGGGGTCAGCAGTCGCACGCCGGTGACGATCAGCGCGTCGGGCCCGACCGAGCGTGGAATCTCAGACATGTTGGACAGGCTAACCAACCTGGCGTCAGCGGTGGGAGCTACCTGCCCCGAATGGAGGATGAGATGTGGGAATCGGCACGATCATTCGTGGCAGACCACCGGGATGTATCGAAA
- a CDS encoding NifU family protein: protein MTSPKLHPERTADPRVMRWVTGGQDLPADCPQLAALVRDGTLRGVEVGPGEVRTALADGRSWATDGPRVRSALFEALSSPGRDERREPDELRRRIEEIVEDIVEDEVAPVAGSHGGAVTVVSVQDGVLTVAFGGTCSGCSLRGRTLTDLVARAVQTRCPQIREVRTLPSHRNWLRRNRAGRPQ from the coding sequence ATGACCAGCCCCAAGCTGCATCCTGAACGCACCGCCGATCCCCGGGTGATGCGCTGGGTCACCGGGGGACAGGACCTGCCCGCCGATTGCCCGCAACTGGCGGCGCTGGTGCGCGACGGGACGCTGCGCGGCGTCGAGGTGGGTCCGGGCGAGGTGCGCACAGCGCTGGCCGACGGCCGTTCCTGGGCGACGGACGGACCGCGCGTACGCTCGGCCTTGTTCGAGGCGCTGTCGAGCCCCGGTCGGGACGAGCGCCGCGAACCCGACGAGCTGCGACGGCGGATCGAGGAGATCGTGGAGGACATCGTCGAAGACGAGGTGGCCCCGGTTGCCGGGTCCCACGGCGGTGCCGTCACTGTGGTGTCCGTGCAGGACGGTGTGCTGACCGTCGCCTTCGGCGGCACCTGCTCCGGTTGCAGCCTGCGGGGCCGGACCCTCACCGACCTGGTGGCCCGCGCCGTACAGACGCGCTGTCCGCAGATCCGCGAGGTGCGCACGCTTCCGTCGCACCGAAATTGGCTGCGGCGCAACAGGGCAGGACGACCGCAGTGA
- a CDS encoding ferrous iron transporter B yields the protein MSPSRRRATTPSSTAGWRRCSNAGRYRAPEPDRRSARIDRVILHPVYGSLIFVTVMFLLFQIIFTAAAPLQELIEMFFDWLGTAAGAAIPNATVAGLIRNGVIGGVGAVLVFIPQIVLLFLLIALLENVGYMSRAAFLVDRIMATTGLEGRAFVAMLSSVACAVPGIMATRTLPSSRDRIATIMAAPLMTCSARLPVYILLIGMLVDPAAGWGPVSAQGLAMLGLYFLGGASAMFTAWLFKSVVLGGDLLPFYMEMPPYRFPSAKSVLLDIWDSAKSFLRKAGTIILATSVVLWSLLNQPPRTGEIAGMDPASAAAYVVDNSYAASVGRFVEPLFAPLGFDWRICVGLIGAIAAREVFVATMGQIFGDSQVPGEAVRTAVFTCGPHQGELVFTAPTTVALLVFFVYALLCMSTVATIRRETNSWKWPAVALCYMFGLAWGMAFLGRHVTMWLTG from the coding sequence GTGTCCCCATCCCGCCGCCGCGCGACGACGCCGAGTTCAACAGCTGGGTGGCGTCGGTGCTCGAACGCCGGCCGGTACCGCGCGCCCGAACCGGACCGTCGCAGCGCCCGGATCGACCGGGTGATCCTGCACCCGGTGTACGGGTCGCTGATCTTCGTCACGGTGATGTTCCTGCTGTTCCAGATCATCTTCACCGCGGCGGCGCCGCTGCAGGAACTGATCGAGATGTTCTTCGACTGGCTCGGCACCGCTGCCGGCGCCGCGATCCCGAACGCGACCGTCGCGGGCCTGATCCGCAATGGCGTCATCGGCGGCGTCGGCGCGGTACTGGTCTTCATTCCGCAGATCGTGCTGCTGTTCCTGCTGATTGCGCTGCTGGAGAACGTCGGCTACATGTCCCGCGCGGCGTTCCTGGTCGACCGGATCATGGCCACCACTGGTCTGGAGGGGCGGGCGTTCGTCGCGATGCTGTCCTCGGTGGCCTGTGCGGTGCCGGGCATCATGGCCACCCGCACGCTGCCGTCGTCGCGGGACCGGATCGCCACCATCATGGCCGCCCCGTTGATGACGTGCTCGGCGCGGCTGCCGGTCTACATCCTGCTGATCGGGATGCTCGTCGACCCGGCCGCCGGGTGGGGCCCGGTGTCGGCACAGGGATTGGCGATGCTGGGGCTCTACTTCCTCGGCGGCGCGTCGGCGATGTTCACCGCCTGGCTGTTCAAATCGGTGGTCCTCGGCGGTGACCTGTTGCCGTTCTACATGGAGATGCCGCCGTACCGGTTCCCGTCGGCGAAGTCGGTGCTGCTCGACATCTGGGATTCGGCGAAGTCGTTCCTGCGCAAGGCCGGAACCATCATCCTGGCCACCTCGGTGGTTCTCTGGTCCCTGCTCAACCAGCCCCCGCGTACCGGCGAGATCGCCGGGATGGACCCCGCGAGCGCCGCGGCCTATGTGGTGGACAACTCTTATGCGGCGTCGGTGGGCAGGTTCGTCGAGCCGCTCTTCGCGCCGCTGGGCTTCGACTGGCGGATCTGCGTGGGCCTGATCGGTGCGATCGCCGCGCGCGAGGTCTTCGTCGCCACGATGGGTCAGATCTTCGGCGATTCCCAGGTTCCCGGCGAAGCGGTGCGCACCGCGGTGTTCACCTGCGGACCGCATCAGGGCGAGCTGGTGTTCACCGCGCCCACCACGGTCGCGCTGCTGGTGTTCTTCGTCTACGCACTGCTGTGCATGTCGACGGTGGCCACCATCCGCCGCGAGACGAACTCGTGGAAGTGGCCGGCGGTGGCGCTGTGCTACATGTTCGGACTGGCGTGGGGGATGGCGTTCCTCGGCCGCCACGTCACGATGTGGCTGACGGGCTGA
- a CDS encoding FeoA family protein, whose translation MAGNPIRQTLADLPPGASAEIIGLDPAAPPEVLQRLRHLGFRVGTRIRKMRIAPLGDPAEYRLLGYDMCLRRREASYVSVSPAQ comes from the coding sequence GTGGCAGGCAATCCCATCCGTCAGACCCTGGCCGACCTGCCTCCGGGGGCCTCGGCCGAGATCATCGGCCTCGACCCGGCGGCGCCGCCGGAAGTGCTGCAGCGGTTGCGGCACCTGGGCTTCCGGGTCGGGACCAGGATCCGCAAGATGCGCATCGCGCCGCTGGGCGATCCCGCGGAGTACCGGTTGCTCGGCTACGACATGTGTCTGCGGCGGCGCGAGGCCTCGTACGTCTCGGTGAGCCCTGCCCAATGA
- a CDS encoding 4-hydroxy-3-methylbut-2-enyl diphosphate reductase — protein sequence MPSTVNMGIPGASQTALRSGVGEVTGKRVLLAEPRGYCAGVDRAVETVERALEKHGAPVYVRHEIVHNRYVVDTLAKAGAVFVEQTDEVPEGAIVVFSAHGVAPTVHVEAAARNLRTIDATCPLVTKVHNEAKRFARDDYDILLVGHEGHEEVVGTAGEAPDHVQVVDNPDAVDKVTVRDPDKVVWLSQTTLSVDETMETVRRLREKFPTLQDPPSDDICYATQNRQVAVKAMAPECDLVIVVGSKNSSNSVRLVEVALGAGSEAAHLVDFADDIDPAWLAGVTTVGVTSGASVPEILVRGVLDRLAEYGFGTVQPVTTANETLVFALPREIRPART from the coding sequence ATGCCTTCGACCGTCAACATGGGGATTCCCGGTGCCAGCCAGACCGCGCTGCGCTCCGGCGTCGGCGAAGTCACCGGCAAACGCGTTCTGCTCGCCGAGCCGCGCGGGTACTGCGCGGGCGTGGACCGCGCCGTCGAGACCGTCGAGCGTGCGCTGGAGAAACACGGCGCCCCCGTCTACGTCCGGCACGAGATCGTGCACAACCGCTACGTGGTGGACACCCTGGCCAAGGCCGGTGCGGTGTTCGTCGAGCAGACCGACGAGGTGCCCGAGGGCGCCATCGTGGTGTTCTCCGCGCACGGGGTCGCCCCGACCGTGCACGTCGAGGCCGCGGCCCGCAATCTGCGGACCATCGACGCCACCTGCCCGCTGGTGACCAAGGTGCACAACGAGGCCAAGCGCTTCGCCCGCGACGACTACGACATCCTGCTCGTCGGCCACGAAGGCCACGAAGAGGTGGTCGGCACCGCGGGCGAGGCCCCCGACCACGTGCAGGTGGTCGACAACCCCGACGCGGTCGACAAGGTCACCGTGCGTGACCCGGACAAGGTGGTGTGGCTGTCCCAGACCACCCTGAGCGTCGACGAGACGATGGAGACGGTGCGCCGGCTGCGGGAGAAGTTCCCGACGCTGCAGGATCCGCCGAGCGACGACATCTGCTACGCCACCCAGAACCGGCAGGTGGCGGTCAAGGCGATGGCGCCGGAGTGCGACCTGGTGATCGTCGTCGGCTCGAAGAACTCCTCGAACTCGGTCCGCCTGGTCGAGGTGGCCCTGGGCGCCGGCTCCGAGGCCGCCCACCTCGTCGACTTCGCCGATGACATCGACCCGGCCTGGTTGGCCGGTGTCACCACCGTCGGCGTCACCTCCGGTGCGTCCGTCCCCGAGATCCTGGTCCGCGGTGTGCTGGACCGGCTGGCCGAATACGGCTTCGGCACCGTGCAACCCGTGACCACCGCCAACGAGACGCTGGTGTTCGCGCTGCCGCGCGAGATCCGCCCCGCACGCACCTAG
- a CDS encoding lipid droplet-associated protein, which yields MSTAPYGVRLLVGAAVTAIEETRKLPHTILMYPMTIASQIAQLVMKMQQDVAVLVVKGDETLETIFPPKDEQAQWATFDEDLEAGDSGGSGEDSGDVVELPVRDGERLTEGRFALFSGDQDAAKASTADTEAESTTPETPDAPEIVTEIGYDSLTLAQLRARLASLRVPDLEALLAYEEATKARAPYQTLLANRITRASAK from the coding sequence ATGTCAACTGCGCCGTATGGGGTCCGGCTGCTCGTGGGTGCGGCCGTCACCGCCATCGAGGAGACCCGCAAACTCCCCCACACCATCCTGATGTACCCGATGACCATCGCCAGCCAGATCGCCCAGCTGGTGATGAAGATGCAGCAGGACGTCGCCGTGCTGGTGGTCAAGGGCGACGAGACGCTGGAGACGATCTTCCCGCCGAAAGACGAGCAGGCGCAGTGGGCGACTTTCGACGAGGACCTGGAGGCGGGTGACTCCGGCGGTTCCGGCGAGGATTCCGGTGACGTGGTCGAACTGCCCGTGCGGGACGGCGAGCGGCTGACCGAGGGCCGGTTCGCGCTGTTCAGCGGCGACCAGGACGCCGCCAAGGCCTCCACCGCCGACACCGAGGCGGAGTCCACGACGCCCGAGACGCCCGACGCCCCGGAGATCGTCACCGAGATCGGGTACGACTCGCTGACGCTGGCCCAGCTGCGCGCCCGGCTGGCTTCGTTGCGCGTGCCGGACCTCGAGGCGCTGCTCGCCTACGAGGAGGCCACCAAGGCCCGCGCCCCGTACCAGACGCTGCTGGCCAACAGGATCACGCGCGCGTCGGCGAAGTGA
- the xseA gene encoding exodeoxyribonuclease VII large subunit, with the protein MTAPEQGKSPENPWPVRAVATRVAKYIDRLGMVWIEGQLTELKVRQTTAFMVLRDPAADMSLTVSCPRDLVVNAPVPLAEGTQVLMHGKPQFYTRNGSFSLRISEIRAVGLGELLARIERLRRLLDAEGLFDPRLKRPIPFLPGTIGLITGRASAAEHDIMAVAAGRWPAVRFAVRNTVVQGPNAVPQIVEALRALDADPEVDVIVLARGGGSVEDLLPFSDETLCREIARATTPVVSAIGHEPDNPLCDLVADLRAATPTDAAKRIVPDTAAEQALIADLRRRSARALRNWVNREAHTVAQLRSRPVLSRPLAAIDARAEEIRRARAAARRDVTRLLATEGDRIGHLAARLSTLGPAATLARGYAVVQAVPADGTPHVLQSVADAPAGARLRIRVADGAVTAISEGSGGAVISNDEAH; encoded by the coding sequence ATGACCGCACCCGAGCAGGGCAAGTCCCCCGAGAACCCGTGGCCGGTGCGCGCCGTCGCGACCCGGGTCGCCAAGTACATCGACCGCCTGGGCATGGTCTGGATCGAAGGTCAGCTCACCGAGCTGAAGGTGCGTCAGACCACGGCCTTCATGGTGCTGCGCGACCCGGCCGCCGACATGTCGCTGACCGTCAGCTGCCCACGCGACCTGGTGGTCAACGCCCCGGTGCCGCTGGCCGAGGGCACCCAGGTGCTGATGCACGGCAAGCCGCAGTTCTACACCCGCAACGGCTCCTTCAGCCTGCGGATCAGCGAGATCCGCGCGGTCGGGCTCGGTGAGCTGCTCGCCCGCATCGAGCGGCTGCGCCGCCTGCTCGACGCCGAGGGGCTGTTCGATCCGCGGCTGAAACGGCCCATCCCGTTCCTGCCCGGCACGATCGGGCTGATCACCGGACGGGCGTCGGCCGCCGAGCACGACATCATGGCCGTCGCCGCCGGGCGCTGGCCCGCGGTGCGGTTCGCGGTGCGCAACACCGTCGTGCAGGGCCCCAACGCGGTCCCCCAGATCGTCGAGGCGCTGCGGGCGCTCGACGCCGATCCCGAGGTCGACGTCATCGTGCTGGCCCGCGGCGGCGGCAGCGTCGAGGACCTGCTGCCGTTCTCCGACGAGACGCTGTGCCGGGAGATCGCCCGCGCGACCACGCCGGTGGTCAGCGCGATCGGCCACGAGCCGGACAACCCGCTGTGCGACCTGGTCGCCGACCTGCGTGCCGCGACGCCGACCGACGCCGCCAAACGGATCGTGCCCGACACCGCGGCCGAGCAGGCGCTGATCGCCGACCTGCGCCGGCGCAGCGCCCGCGCGCTGCGCAACTGGGTGAACCGGGAAGCCCACACTGTCGCGCAACTGCGCAGCAGGCCCGTGCTGTCCCGCCCGCTGGCCGCGATCGACGCGCGCGCCGAGGAGATCCGCCGCGCGCGAGCCGCCGCACGGCGCGACGTGACCCGCCTGCTGGCCACCGAGGGCGACCGCATCGGGCATCTGGCGGCCCGGCTGAGCACCCTGGGGCCGGCGGCCACGCTGGCGCGCGGCTACGCCGTGGTGCAGGCCGTCCCCGCCGACGGGACACCGCATGTGCTGCAGTCAGTGGCCGATGCGCCGGCGGGCGCCCGGCTGCGCATCCGGGTGGCCGACGGAGCCGTGACAGCGATCAGCGAGGGCAGCGGAGGAGCGGTGATAAGCAATGATGAAGCCCATTAG
- a CDS encoding exodeoxyribonuclease VII small subunit has protein sequence MKPISELGYEEARDELIEVVERLEHGGLDLDASLKLWERGEQLAKRCEEHLAGARARVEKALAVNDDGES, from the coding sequence ATGAAGCCCATTAGTGAGCTCGGGTACGAGGAAGCACGCGACGAACTGATCGAGGTCGTGGAGCGTCTGGAACACGGCGGCCTAGACCTGGATGCGTCGCTGAAATTATGGGAGCGCGGCGAACAACTGGCTAAACGCTGCGAGGAGCACTTAGCTGGAGCACGCGCCCGGGTGGAGAAGGCACTGGCGGTCAACGACGACGGCGAGAGCTGA